The DNA region GACGCTTTGACTCGATGTTGCGGCGTCTGCTCCACCTGTCCTACGGCAGACTATTTGATTTGTCTCTTCAGCCAGCTGTGGAAAGCTGGATGTGGCCCGCGAAATCCTTGAGTGCATGAGGCTGGCGCCCTATATTCGTCTTACATTTTCTATCGGGAGACTCCGGTTGGCGCAAGGTCGAGACCTCGGCTGCCGGCAACCGTTTTCATCTGGAACGGAGCGCTCTTCACGATACCCAGAACGATCGATGACCACCGGTAATCCTGGGTAGCGGCCTGGCGGAGGATTTCGCGGACCGCCGGCATCTCGTAATCGTATAGGGTCCATGCTTTTGCCGGACGGTCCAAGGCGTAACCGAGAAGCTTCTGTGTGACATTCGAATAGTACGCTGCCCTGTACTTCAACAGCCCGCTTCGCAATTCTGCCGGGCCGTTAAATTTCGAACCATCGATAAAACTGCCCGAGGCATCGATGGTTTCTCCGGCGTCGGTATCCCGCCATTGACCCACAAGATTGAAATTCTCCAGTGCCCATCCCATCGGTTCGAAGGTGAGATGGCAGCTGGAGCAGACGGGATTGCTGGCATGTTCCTTCATGCGGACGCGCATGGGACGGTTGTCGTTCGGCTTCAATGGGGGCACGTTCGGCAGCAGTGGTGGCGGTGCAATGCCGAAGAAGGTCGTCAGGATGGTCTTTCCGCGCATCACCGGTGAGGTGCGGTCCTTAGTGGAAGTGACGGTCAGGAAACTGCCTTGCCCGAGAATTCCTCCGCGCGTGTTGTTCGTGAAAGTGAATCTTCGAAATTCATCTCCGGATACGCCGGCAATTCCGTAATGGCGCGCGAGCCTCTCGTTAATAAAGGTATAGTCCGCCGTCCACAGGTCGAGCGCGTTGTGATCCTCGTGTATCTGACTTTCGAAGAAAAGCCGCGTTTCGGTTCCGAGAGCCTTTCGCAGGTCTTCATCGGCGTTCTGTACTTTGCCGAGTGAATTGGGCAGAGCCCACGGCTCGAAGAAGCCAGTCACGAGAGCGCTCCCTTTGGGATCCTGCAACATCCGGCGGACCTGTTGTTCGAGTCCGGCCGGCGTTCCCAACCGGCCTTTCCTGGCCGCTTCCTGAAGGATGGAATCGGGAGTGCCGTTCCAAATGAATTTCGCCATGCGGACGGCCAGTTCGCCGTTGGAAACTCGATTGGAGCTGTTGAGGGTTCTATTCTTTTGATAGGCATGATCCAGGGCTCGCTCCGCAGTCGAGATTGCTGTTTCGTAGCGGGCTTCTTCCGGACGAGCCATACCGATCGGTGGATCGCGCCGCGCGCGAAGACGCTGCAACATTTTTTCCCAGACGGCCGACTCCTCCTCGACATTGCCCGTGTTCAAGCTGTCGAGGGCCAATCCGCCCGACTTCCGCGTCTGGTTATGGCACGTTGTGCAATACATCTCGAACAAGGGCTTGAAAACCTTCGAAACATCGGTTCCGCTGGTCGGCGATGGCTTGGTTTGAGCGCTTAGGCCGCAGGCGAGAACGATAATGACAAAGAGCGCGGGCACTGTCCTGTTGATCATTGAAGCCTCCTCAACGAGGATGGACTGTAGCGAGACCTGCGGCTGAAGTCGTCTCGCGAATGCACGGTTTTTGTAAAATTATTGTCAGCTCAGCTGTTTGAAATTCATCGCGGCTCGCTGGCGTGGCGGCAGGCCAATCTGCAGGACACCATCGTATTCGGCGACGTTCACGAGTCCGAACCGTTTCGAGGTTTGAATCGCGACACTTTTGCGAGTTCCTCGAATAGTTTCTTTTCCGCTTCGGTGAGCTCCTTCGGAACAACGATCTTCAAGCGCACAAAGTGATCGCCGCGCCCGCCGCCCCGGACGTTCAAGCCTTGTCCTCTCAAGCGAAGGCGCTGCCCGGATGCGACGCCGGGGGGAACGCGAATCTTCTCGGCTTTGCCGTCGAGTGTTGGAACTTCGATGTTTGCGCCGAGTGCCGCTTCCCATGGAGTGATGGCCACTTCGACTTCGGTATCGTCCGCTTTCGCGCTGAATCGGGAGTGCGGTTCCTGACGGAGACGGACGTAGAGATCTCCGCCGTTCGGTCCCCCGCCGGGAATGCGGATCTTGCTGTCGTTGCGTGCTCCCGGTGGAATACGGATGTCGATGGTTTTCTCGGTATTGCCGAGCCGGACGGTGAGCTTTCGCGTGGTGCCCCGATGCATGTCTTCCAGGGGTAGCGCGAGCTCGGTTTCAGATTCGGGGGCCCTGGATGGCCGTCCGCCGGCGCGGGTTCGCCGTCCCGCCTCGGGGCCGCCCATGCCACCCATGCCGCCCATTCCGCCAAACAGGGCTTCGAAGAAATCGCTGAATGCGCTGCCCCGCTGGTCAGTGGCCCGGCCGAACAGGTCTTCCATGTTGATGGTGCCCTGAAATCCTCCCCCACCGCCCCAGTTGGGGGGCGGAGTGAAGTCCGCCCCGTTTTTCCAGTTCGCGCCGAGTTGATCGTATTTCTTGCGTTTTTCCGAGTCGCCGAGAACTTCGTACGCTTCCTGGATTTCCTTGAATTTTTCTTCGGACTGCTTGTTATTGGGATTCAGGTCAGGATGGTACTTTCGAGCCAGTTTTCGATAGGCCTTCTTGATTTCTTCTTCTTTTGAAGATCTGGCAACGCCGAGAATTTCGTAATAATCGCGGAACTTGACGGGCATGTTTCTGAGTGTACTACAACGTGACTTCGAGGCCTTCCCGCGCCGCAATCACGTTGGGATAGAGTTTGCGGGCGTTTTCGAGAATCTTATCCACTTCACCGTCTTCATGGTAGGGGTCGTGATGATACAGGGCGATGCGTTTCACACCCGCCCGGATGCCGGTTTCGATCGCCTGTTTCCAGCTGCTGTGGCCCCAGCCAATGTGCTCCGGCAGTTCCTCAGGCGTGTACTGGGAATCGACGATGAAGAAGTCTGCATCTTTGGCGAGCGTCATGATGTTCTTGTCGCTCCAGCCCGTGCCGTGTTCCACATCCGTACAATAGGAAATCACTTTTCCGTTTTGCAT from Terriglobia bacterium includes:
- a CDS encoding J domain-containing protein, giving the protein MPVKFRDYYEILGVARSSKEEEIKKAYRKLARKYHPDLNPNNKQSEEKFKEIQEAYEVLGDSEKRKKYDQLGANWKNGADFTPPPNWGGGGGFQGTINMEDLFGRATDQRGSAFSDFFEALFGGMGGMGGMGGPEAGRRTRAGGRPSRAPESETELALPLEDMHRGTTRKLTVRLGNTEKTIDIRIPPGARNDSKIRIPGGGPNGGDLYVRLRQEPHSRFSAKADDTEVEVAITPWEAALGANIEVPTLDGKAEKIRVPPGVASGQRLRLRGQGLNVRGGGRGDHFVRLKIVVPKELTEAEKKLFEELAKVSRFKPRNGSDS
- a CDS encoding DUF1592 domain-containing protein codes for the protein MINRTVPALFVIIVLACGLSAQTKPSPTSGTDVSKVFKPLFEMYCTTCHNQTRKSGGLALDSLNTGNVEEESAVWEKMLQRLRARRDPPIGMARPEEARYETAISTAERALDHAYQKNRTLNSSNRVSNGELAVRMAKFIWNGTPDSILQEAARKGRLGTPAGLEQQVRRMLQDPKGSALVTGFFEPWALPNSLGKVQNADEDLRKALGTETRLFFESQIHEDHNALDLWTADYTFINERLARHYGIAGVSGDEFRRFTFTNNTRGGILGQGSFLTVTSTKDRTSPVMRGKTILTTFFGIAPPPLLPNVPPLKPNDNRPMRVRMKEHASNPVCSSCHLTFEPMGWALENFNLVGQWRDTDAGETIDASGSFIDGSKFNGPAELRSGLLKYRAAYYSNVTQKLLGYALDRPAKAWTLYDYEMPAVREILRQAATQDYRWSSIVLGIVKSAPFQMKTVAGSRGLDLAPTGVSR